Proteins co-encoded in one Centroberyx gerrardi isolate f3 chromosome 18, fCenGer3.hap1.cur.20231027, whole genome shotgun sequence genomic window:
- the LOC139923461 gene encoding trace amine-associated receptor 1-like has protein sequence MEPEFIFNETVKDIHVCYESDNLSCIMVIAPSMIRVLLYIFFGSLSVLTTCGNLLVIISIIYFKQLHTPTNYLIFSLAVADLLVGALVLPFSMALSVSSCWYLGDLLCKLRNSFNISLSTSSILNLCFISIDRYYAVCQPLRYRTKINVHVAGIMILVTWGNSALVGLGIVIMGFKEGECEGRCYFSHIPISGIMGCIFSFYLPTVVMLSIYLKIFLVAQRQARSIQNTNCQSIKSGASVSKMERKATKTLAIVMGVFLICWTPFFLCITVQPLSNYSIPIPVIETLSWLGWSNSMINPFVYAFFYSWFRAAFRIIISGKIFQGNFVNSKLL, from the coding sequence ATGGAACctgaattcattttcaatgagactGTTAAGGACATACATGTCTGTTATGAATCGGACAACTTATCTTGCATAATGGTAATCGCCCCTTCAATGATACGcgtattattatatattttctttggCTCATTATCTGTTCTCACAACATGTGGAAACCTTCTTGTCATAATCTCCATCATTTACTTCAAACAGCTCCACACTCCAACTAACTACCTCATCTTCTCTCTGGCTGTGGCTGACCTCCTTGTTGGGGCTTTAGTCTTACCTTTCAGCATGGCACTCTCTGTAAGCTCATGTTGGTATCTTGGAGATTTACTTTGTAAGTTACGAAACAGCTTTAATATTTCACTGAGTACATCTTCCATTCTGaacttatgttttatttctattgacAGATATTATGCAGTGTGTCAGCCTTTGAGGTATAGAACTAAAATAAATGTTCATGTTGCTGGGATCATGATCCTGGTGACCTGGGGAAATTCTGCCCTAGTTGGACTTGGCATCGTAATTATGGGATTCAAGGAAGGAGAATGTGAAGGAAGGTGTTATTTTTCACATATCCCAATTTCAGGCATTATGGGATGTATTTTCTCATTCTACCTCCCAACGGTTGTAATGCTCAGTATCTACCTAAAGATTTTCCTGGTGGCACAGAGACAGGCACGTAGCATCCagaacacaaactgtcagagcATAAAGTCTGGAGCATCTGTCagtaagatggagagaaaggccaCAAAAACTCTGGCTATCGTTATGGGAGTTTTTCTGATCTGTTggactcctttctttctttgtatcaCCGTTCAGCCTCTGAGTAATTACTCAATACCAATTCCTGTGATTGAAACACTTAGTTGGCTTGGATGGTCAAATTCAATGATCAATCCATTTGTTTATGCATTCTTTTACAGCTGGTTCCGGGCAGCTTTCAGGATTATAATTTCTGGCAAAATATTTCAAGGTAATTTTGTAAACTCAAAACTCCTTTGA